The proteins below are encoded in one region of Geomonas ferrireducens:
- a CDS encoding prepilin-type N-terminal cleavage/methylation domain-containing protein: protein MLRGNKGYSLVELIVVMAIFTIVIVVASAGFKTVLTQVGQQSKLMETDIGSIVGLEVLRSDLQGTGYGLPWAFQNTPSGYTEVTTAEPSGEPPTNANIWASGQSPRSYNDAAAVPRAVQSGNTTFNLKDGVGSQYLVIKSLTVAGSNSGVQKKWLSVSYDETNTKKAPLWNDPSNIRNFSDTDRVIVLRNTFSNNVPSRQLQVNEGTGAYSTTFSHYTSLTVPHSSGDMFQVYGVDPSTDLRMPFNRADYYVRQPATMPPACAPNTGVLYKAVLKQAANGGFSEIPLLDCVADMQVVYGIGPSGSGDITFHDTTLPGTGTAQEIRQQLKEIRVYVLAHAGRKDTGYSYPNTTIDVGEKFAGALKGRSFDLEHQIGGDWRNYRWKVYPIVVRPQNLIQ from the coding sequence ATGCTGAGAGGAAATAAAGGCTATTCACTGGTGGAACTCATCGTCGTCATGGCGATCTTCACCATCGTCATCGTCGTGGCTTCGGCGGGGTTCAAGACGGTCCTCACCCAGGTGGGGCAGCAGAGCAAGCTCATGGAGACCGATATCGGGAGCATCGTGGGGTTGGAGGTGCTCCGTTCCGATCTGCAGGGGACAGGGTATGGACTCCCCTGGGCCTTTCAGAACACCCCGTCGGGCTACACCGAGGTCACCACCGCGGAGCCGAGCGGAGAGCCGCCCACCAACGCCAACATCTGGGCTTCCGGCCAGAGCCCTCGCAGCTACAACGACGCAGCCGCGGTCCCACGCGCGGTGCAAAGCGGCAACACCACCTTCAACCTGAAAGATGGGGTGGGGTCGCAGTATCTCGTGATCAAGTCGCTTACGGTGGCCGGATCCAACAGCGGAGTGCAGAAGAAATGGTTGTCGGTAAGTTACGACGAGACCAACACCAAAAAGGCCCCGCTCTGGAACGACCCGTCCAATATTCGAAACTTCAGCGACACCGATCGGGTTATTGTGCTCAGGAACACCTTCAGCAACAACGTGCCTAGCAGACAACTCCAGGTGAACGAAGGAACCGGCGCATATTCGACCACCTTCTCGCACTACACCTCCCTGACGGTGCCCCATTCCTCCGGCGACATGTTCCAGGTCTACGGGGTCGACCCCTCGACCGATCTACGCATGCCGTTCAACCGGGCCGACTATTACGTGAGGCAGCCTGCCACAATGCCCCCAGCCTGTGCTCCGAATACGGGAGTCCTGTACAAGGCTGTACTGAAGCAGGCGGCCAACGGCGGTTTCTCTGAGATTCCACTTTTGGACTGCGTGGCGGACATGCAGGTGGTCTACGGCATCGGGCCATCTGGAAGCGGCGACATCACCTTCCACGATACCACGCTGCCCGGCACCGGAACCGCACAGGAGATCCGCCAGCAGCTCAAGGAGATCAGGGTCTACGTCCTGGCCCATGCCGGCAGGAAGGACACCGGCTACAGCTACCCGAACACCACCATCGATGTTGGTGAAAAATTCGCCGGGGCCCTTAAGGGGAGGAGCTTCGATCTGGAGCATCAGATAGGCGGTGATTGGCGCAACTACCGCTGGAAGGTTTACCCCATCGTGGTGCGGCCGCAGAACCTCATTCAGTAA
- a CDS encoding type IV pilus modification PilV family protein, with protein MRQQTLLKNSDGFTLVELMAALIIVAVGMFGVLQMINVTLQHNLQNEVRNEGVRIGEKYMTDLRGKTFGVYSSPYTTFVENGKIRGAVKPYTVERTSQVLASDGGGASTYQLMVNVRWSLRNANYQNEVVTVKVRP; from the coding sequence GTGCGCCAGCAAACATTACTCAAAAATAGCGACGGCTTTACGCTGGTGGAGCTGATGGCCGCACTGATCATCGTGGCAGTCGGCATGTTCGGTGTGCTACAGATGATCAACGTCACCCTGCAGCACAACCTCCAGAACGAGGTACGCAACGAGGGGGTGCGCATCGGCGAGAAGTACATGACCGACCTGAGGGGAAAGACCTTCGGCGTCTACTCCTCTCCGTATACGACTTTCGTCGAGAACGGGAAGATCCGGGGGGCGGTCAAGCCGTACACCGTGGAACGGACCTCGCAGGTGCTTGCCTCCGATGGGGGGGGGGCGAGCACGTACCAGCTGATGGTCAACGTAAGGTGGTCGTTGCGCAACGCGAATTACCAGAACGAGGTGGTCACTGTGAAGGTTCGACCGTGA
- a CDS encoding pilus assembly FimT family protein, translating to MRERGFTLVELVVVVGIIGILLAIATQQFSQMQQKAAIEAQARKVYSKLTEIRAEAMYTRTPRAVTISGNQINTYASNDTTAAPLSVLQFGLPMVMNVSPGKVVFDGQGVMQSDDLSVCVQPDGSGSNLGSFDSVVVSAVRSYMGKRQTGGACAPANITQK from the coding sequence ATGAGAGAGAGAGGCTTTACACTTGTCGAGTTGGTCGTGGTGGTCGGCATCATCGGGATACTGCTTGCCATAGCCACCCAGCAGTTCAGCCAGATGCAGCAGAAGGCCGCCATTGAGGCGCAAGCGAGGAAGGTGTACAGCAAGCTAACCGAGATACGCGCGGAGGCCATGTACACCCGGACGCCGCGCGCTGTCACCATCAGCGGAAATCAAATCAACACTTATGCCAGCAACGACACCACCGCCGCGCCACTTTCCGTTCTTCAGTTCGGCCTACCCATGGTCATGAACGTTTCACCCGGCAAGGTAGTGTTCGACGGACAGGGGGTGATGCAGTCCGACGACCTTTCGGTCTGCGTCCAGCCGGACGGCTCCGGGAGCAACCTCGGGAGCTTCGACAGCGTTGTCGTCTCCGCCGTGCGCAGCTACATGGGAAAAAGACAAACCGGAGGGGCCTGTGCGCCAGCAAACATTACTCAAAAATAG
- a CDS encoding pilus assembly PilX N-terminal domain-containing protein, whose protein sequence is MKKLKNEEGIALVTALMFTLICLGIVAALMQMLLLQTKVSAVEKNYRNSLEAAYGGTELVTKEFIPKLFTNYSTGIGPLLTAYASNIELQASTGLKTKLSSATSDWGTLSKTLNPKDAPDLQFMLKGTGTNGNFKVYAKVVDTVPGNSDTTGIDYLDSGVGVAGSGSGIAPKHNPALYSVEVQGERASNPKEKAILSVLYAY, encoded by the coding sequence ATGAAAAAGCTCAAAAACGAAGAAGGTATCGCGCTGGTGACGGCGCTGATGTTCACCCTGATCTGCCTGGGGATCGTGGCCGCGCTGATGCAGATGCTTCTGCTGCAGACGAAGGTCTCTGCCGTCGAGAAGAATTATCGCAATTCGCTGGAGGCGGCCTACGGCGGCACCGAATTGGTCACCAAGGAGTTCATCCCCAAGCTCTTCACCAACTACTCGACCGGCATCGGACCTCTGCTCACGGCCTACGCGAGCAACATCGAGCTTCAGGCGAGCACCGGGCTCAAGACCAAACTGAGCAGCGCCACAAGCGACTGGGGGACCCTTTCCAAGACCCTGAACCCGAAAGACGCCCCGGACCTGCAGTTCATGCTCAAGGGGACCGGCACCAACGGCAACTTCAAAGTTTACGCGAAGGTTGTAGACACGGTTCCGGGGAACTCCGATACCACCGGCATCGACTACCTGGACAGCGGCGTCGGGGTTGCCGGCAGCGGCTCCGGCATCGCGCCCAAGCACAACCCGGCCCTCTACAGTGTGGAGGTGCAGGGAGAGCGGGCCTCCAACCCGAAGGAAAAGGCGATCCTCTCGGTTCTCTACGCCTACTGA